TGGCCCTTAAAGAGCTTGATAATGAAGAATCTCGGATCTCAGAAGCTAGTGCTGAGATCTCCCGCCGGCTTGATCAAATTGAAAGAGATTTAGCTCGTGAAAATGATCTTGCGAAGGAAGCAGCTGAAACCATTGCTCGGCTTGAAACAGAACGCTCAAGCCTTGAATCTAACAAAATTGAAGAGGCAAGAGCGATAGAGGCCGCACAAGCAGCACTCTTAGGGGCCCGTGAAGCCTTGATGACGGAGGAAACTAAGCTAGCCACGGTCACTACACAGATCACAGCTGCTGAGGCAAAAAAAACAACAATCACAGCTCGAGCGAACGAACTTGCAGAACGAGGGCTACGTTTAAAGGCTAGGGTGCGGGAAATTGACAGTGAACGTGAGAAACTTACGGGAAAAATCAGTACAGACCAGCGACTTGCCGAGGCAGAGCGCAACGTTGCTAATTTTGAGTCGCAACTGGCGACAGCTCGAGAAAACCTGAAAAAGGCAGAAGAGGGACGCTTGCAGGCAGAAAAACAGGAAAATTCAGCGAGGGCTAAAGCAGCTGAAAAACAGGCTTCCAAAAATGAGATTGCCGCAGAAATTAAAGCTTTAACAGGGATTCTTGGCGAACCCGATAGTGACCTATTTCCTCCACTAATCGATGCGCTAGAAGTTACAACAGGCTTTGAGACAGCGCTCGCAACTGCTCTTGGAGAGGATCTAACAGCCCCGATCGATGAGGCAGCAGAGCGACATTGGGCTTCACTCGGCCCTTTGCCTGATAAAGCAGCGCTACCGGCCAACATCCGCCCCTTATCTGACTTTGTAAAGGGCCCCCCTGCACTTGAGAGAAGGCTTTCCAGCATTGGAGTTGTCTCAAGTGACATGAATGGAATGATCTTGCGGAAACAGCTTAAACCTGGCCAATGGCTTGTTTCAAAATCTGGCGAGTTTTGGCGATGGGATGGATTTACCGTTGCTGCAGGGGTGCCAAGTGCTGCCGCTACCCGACTTAGTCAACGCAACAGGTTAGACGCACTCAATGGATCATTCAAAACCGCAGACACTAATCTTCAAACTGCTAAGACAGCTCATGAGATGTCTATTAAAGTTCTGGCTGAGGCGAGCAACAATGAAAAAGAATCACGACAAATGGTTGAGGTTTCTATCGGCCAGCTTGACGGTGCGCGTGACTCACGCACTAGTTTGTTAAGCGAGTCCAGTGGTGCAGCAATTAGGCTTGCCTCATTAGAAGAAGCCTCGGCAGAAGCTAAAAATGACTTAGCACAAACTCAAAAGCTGGAGACCGAAGTTGCCGACGCGTTAGATGCTGCATCAACGCCGCTACAATTAAAATCCTCAATCGACAAATTACATGAAACTGTTAATGAGTGCAAAAACCTAGTGTCAGAATGTCAAATAAAATACAATCGACTCGAAACACAATATCAATTGCGGCGCGAGGGCGTGACCACAAATGAAAAAGAGCTTTCTTCCTGGCGCGAACGAACTTTGGAAGCGACAGAAAGGCTCGATGATTTGCTTAAACGGCAAAAGGACATACAGAATCAGGCACAAACTTTATCTGAAAGACCGTCTGAAATAGCAAGAAAACGGCAAGATTTACTTGAATTAATTAGAACATCGGAAGAGGCGCAATCAACGGCTTCTGATGAGCTCACAAAAGGGGAAATGGAACAAACCGATGCAGATCGCGAATCCCAGGCAGCTGAAGCGGCGCTTAGCGACACCCGCGAAGAAATGGTTCGGCAGCAAGGCTTCGTCGAGCAAGCTAGCCAAGATTGTAAAATTGTAGTTGAACGGATAAGAGAAAAACTTGGGTGTCTACCTGAAGAAGCGCTGGGGCGGGCGGGCCTTGAGTCAACTACAGAGCTGCCAGAGCGAGAAACGGTGGAAACAGATATCAGTAAACTCTTGCGTTCAAGAGACGCTATCGGCCCCGTTAATCTTCGAGCAGAAACTGAATTAGAGGACATTAACGAACGAATTGAAGCCATGGGGTCGGAGCGCGAAGATTTGCTATCGGCCATAGCCCGCCTGCGCCACGGGATATCGTCCCTTAACAAAGAAGGTCGTGCGCGCCTTCTTGAGGCCTTCGATGAAGTCAAAACACATTTTGAGGATCTTTTTGTAAGGTTGTTTGGCGGCGGGCGAGCTTTTATTCAGCTAACAGAAGCAGATGATCCCTTGGAAGCAGGTCTGGAGATCATGACAAGCCCCCCTGGTAAAAAATTACAGGTAATGTCGCTTCTTTCTGGAGGAGAGCAAGCGTTAACCGCATTAGCTTTGCTTTTTGCCGTCTTCCTAACCAATCCTGCGCCCATATGCGTACTAGATGAGGTAGACGCTCCCCTTGATGATGCAAACGTAGATCGATTTTGTACAATGCTTGAAGAAATAGCGCGCTCCGGCACAACTCGATTTCTCTGTGTTACCCATCACAGAATGACTATGGCGCGAATGGATCGCTTATTCGGCGTCACCATGGGAGAACGTGGCGTCAGTCAGCTTGTTTCAGTCGACCTTGGTGGTGCTCAGAAGATTCGCGATAGCGCATGATGCATGAAGCATTGCACAAGGTTTTTTGGCCAGGAGTGCGTTGTTTCACCACATCCCACTGCCTTGACAGGGCACTGTGTGGCTTTTATCGTTTAGGTTAATGATGTTATTTTGGGTGTCTGGCAGGGTAATGTTTAGGGAAGTTCTGTTTGCGATGTTGATTTCATAAAGGTGTTGGGCCCATGTTGAGCAATCAGTCTAAAACGCCATTAGAGGAATTGGACACAAAGCTTAAGAAGGTGAATGCTAGGAAACACGATCAGCGCAAAGGAGTGCGCAGTGACGAAGGATTTGGTGTTGCAATACGAATTGGAGTAGACATAGTCGCAGCTTTAGCTGTAGGGGTAGGGATTGGGTTATTTTTAGATAATTGGTTAAACACAAAACCTTGGATGTTAATTTTATTTTTTATACTTGGATCAGCAGCTGGACTTCTCAACGTATTCCGTTCCATCAGCGGTCATGGGTATGCAGCAGGGTATATTAGTGCCCAACCAAACAACGAGTTAAACAGTAAATCTAATAGACATTTAGGAAGTGGTTAACGATGGCCGACGGCAAAGAACAAAGCCCACTTGCACAATTTGAAATTAAGCCATTAATAGAGCTTGAACTTGGCGGTTTTGATATATCGTATACCAATTCAGCTCTGTTTATGACTATTACCTTTTTTCTGATTACAGGATTTCTATTGTTGGGTACACGTAGACGTGCATCCGTTCCTAGTCGCCTTCAGGTAATGGTTGAGTTATCTTATGAATTCATAGCCGGACTAATTCGTGACACAATTGGGGCAGAGGGGCGCAAGTATTTTCCTTTTATATTTAGCGTTTTCATGTTTGTTCTGGTCGGCAATCTTCTCGGCATGACACCATATAGTTTTACATTCACAAGTCATATAATTGTAACTTTTGCTCTAGCGTTTGCAATATTTTCTGGCGTTACAATCCTTGGCTTTTGTAAACATGGCATGCATTTTTTTAGTTTTTTCTTGCCTCCTGGAACCCCTTGGATGATGGCGCCGTTACTTGTTCCTATTGAAGTAATTTCCTATCTGTCACGGCCGATAAGTTTGTCAGTGCGCCTTTTCGCCAACATGCTGGCTGGACATACTTTGCTTAAAGTTATTGCCAGCTTTATTGGAGTGTTGGGAGTCTATGGTGTTCTTCCACTTGCACTTGTTACCGCACTAACCGGACTTGAAATTTTGATTGCTTTTTTACAGGCATACGTTTTTGCCATACTTACCTGTCTTTACATCAACGACGCTCTAAAGTTGCATTAATGAATTCAATATTGGGGTTACCGCCTCTAACAATAAATCTTACACTCAACTTCTAATCGAAAAGGAATAAACTCATGGATATTGAAGCCGCAAAACTCATTGGCGCCGGCCTTGCCGTGATTGGAATGGTCGGCTCGGGGATCGGTATAGGCAACGTATTTTCGTCTTTCATCTTGGCTGTTGGACGCAATCCAGCCGCTAGGAATGAAGTGTTTACAATGACCATGCTTGGGTTTGCACTGGTGGAAGCAATAGCACTTTTCGCCCTTGTGATTGCTTTGCTCATTCTGTTTAAGTAATGCCGGTTCAATTAGCTAAAGAAGGCGAATGAGCCATGCCTCAACTTGATCCAACTTACTATCCAACACAACTATTTTGGCTGGTTGTTGTATTTAGTCTCTTATTCGTCGTTTTATGGAAGATTGCTCTGCCCAGGATATCGCGTATCCGTGAAGTCCGACAGTCAAAAATTGAAGCTGATTTGGAAAAAGCTAGGGCTGTCAAGATTGAGGCAGAAAGTGTTCTACAGGCCTATGAAAAATTACTTGCCAAGGCCACTGCAGAAGCACAAGAGATCAACCATAAAGTATTTGATGAAGTGTCCACTGAACGAGCAAGGCGTCTAGATGAGGTAGCTCAATCAATCATAAAACGTGTCCAAGAGGCCGAGGCTACAATCTCTGAAGAAGAGCGGCGCGCTACCATCGAAGTGAATTCTCTTTCGGCTGATTTAGTAGGTTTAGCGACTGAAAAATTAGGCTGCGGGGAGACATCAGATAAAAATGCTGCCGCAGCTATAGAGGCAGCTTTAGTGAGGATGAAATAATGAATTTAGACCCAACTGCTTGGGTTGCAGTTTCCTTTTTTCTGTTTGTTCTTGCTGTTTTTAAACCAGCCAAAAAAGCTGTATTGAATGGTCTCGATAAAAAGATTGATCAAATCAAAACAGAAATTGAGGAAGCTCAAGGGCTACGTGAAGAGGCCGAAGCCCTTCTTGCGAGTTATCACCGTAAACAGCGAGAGGCTCTGCAAGAAGCAGAAACTATTGTTTCTCGTGCCCAAGATGATGCCGCCAAGCTCCGCAGAGAAGCTGAGATTAGTATCGAGGCGGCCTTAAGACGCCAAGAAGAACTTGCAACTGAAAAAATATCACAATTAGAGGCTGCGGCTATATCGAGAATTCAGAATATGGCAGTCGATCTTGCGATAGACGCAACAACAAAGGTTTTAGGGGATCGTCTCACTGGAAAACAAGGTAAGGAGCTAGCTGAAAAGTCAATTGCTGACCTCGGTAAGAGGTTTTAAGCAAATCGGCAGCATCTCCTTTGCTTCCTGTCCAATCCCGAGACTTCTTTCATCAGACATGGATTAAACCTAACTCTCATCTCTTAATTGCCCAGCCTATTCGGCAGCATCTTTATAAGCTTCGAGTGGTAGACAACTACAAACTAAATTGCGGTCACCGTATACTTGATCAACGCGATTAACCGCAGGCCAAAATTTTTCGCTCAAAGGAGCTGAAGTTGGGAAGAGAGCTAGCTCAATAGAATAACAGTTATCCCAGCCCGATATGTCAGCAGCTGTGTGCGGCGCATTAACCAGCGGATTATCATCCCTGGGCAGCTTCCCGGATATGATTTGATCAATTTCACGACGTATTCCGATCATAGCTTCACAGAACCTATCAAGCTCTGTCTTCGACTCACTCTCCGTAGGCTCGATCATTAAGGTGCCAGGCACTGGAAATGACATTGTCGGTGCATGGAACCCATAATCCATTAGTCTCTTTGCTATATCATCAACTGTAATCCCAGCAGTTTCCTTAAATTGCCTTACGTCAATTATGCATTCATGTGCAACAAACCCGTTTGGCCCAGTATACAGGACCGGGAAATGAGGACTTAACCGCTGCGCTACGTAATTTGCATTTAAAATCGCCACCTCCGTCGCCTTTTTTAATCCGTTGTGCCCCATCATCGCTATATATGCCCATGAAATTGGCAATATCCCCGCACTTCCCCAAGGTGCTGCGGTGACGGCTTGAGATTGCAACTTATGAGGGTGCCCAGGCAAGTAAGAAGCAAGGTGCTTACCAACGCCAATAGGTCCTACGCCAGGTCCACCTCCACCATGAGGAATACAAAAAGTTTTGTGGAGATTTACATGGGCAATATCTGGCCCAAAGTGCCCCGGCCGAGCAACACCAACGAGGGCATTAAGATTAGCTCCGTCCATGTATACCTGCCCACCATGATCATGAACAATGTGACATACTTCGCTAATAGCAAATTCAAAAACCCCGTGAGTTGAAGGGTACGTTACCATCAACGCCGCTAAGCACTCGCTGTACTCTTCAGCTTTTCTCGTTAGATCTACTAAATCTATGTTACCGGCGGAGTCGCAATCGATCACGACAACTTTCATTCCTGCCAACACTGCACTTGCAGGGTTAGTACCATGAGCGGAACTAGGAATTAGGCAGATATCACGTTGAGGGTTCCCATTAGCCTCATGATATGCGCGGATTGCTAGTAACCCAGCATATTCTCCTTGGCTTCCCGCATTGGGCTGCAATGAAAACGAATGAAAGCCTGTAATCCGGCAAAGCATATCGATTAGGCTATCTGTCAAAACCTGGTAACCTTTGGTCTGTTCTTCTGGTGCAAATGGGTGAATAGAGCTAAACTCTTTCCAAGTAATTGGCATCATCTCAGCAGTTGCATTTAACTTCATAGTGCAGGAGCCAAGCGGTATCATGGCTTTGTCGAGCGCCATATCTTTAGCCTGAAGTCGATGCAAATATCGCAACATTTCAGTCTCAGAGTGATATTTGTGAAAAATTGGATGGTTGAGCACTGGTCCGTGGCGCCGTAAATTATCGGGGATGGCGTCAACAACATCGTCCTCTATCAGATTGAAATCCAGCCTATCACCGTTAACAGGGTCAAACACCCTCCAAAGAACTTCAATGTCACCGCGGGTGGTAGTTTCATCGACGGCTATACCAATTTTACCAGCCTCTATTTTCCGTAAATTTATTCCTTCTGATGCCGCATCGGCAACAATTTTGTCGGCATCGTCCGTAATCACTGAAAGAGTGTCAAAGTAGGCGTTGTTTGACAGATTGAAGCCGATTTTACTCAACCCAAAAGCTAGTGTTGTAGTGAGCCGGTGCACGCGCTCTGCGATTTTTTTCAATCGTATAGGTCCATGGTAAACTGCATAGAGACCCGCCATCACTGCCAACAATACCTGTGCCGTACATATATTGCTAGTAGCCTTATCCCGTCGAATATGTTGTTCCCTTGTCTGCAGGGACAGCCTGAGCGCTGTATTGCCCTTTGTATCAACTGACACCCCTACTAAGCGCCCGGGCAAAGAGCGTTTTAGGGCATCTGAGGTTGCAAAAAAAGCTGCGTGTGGTCCCCCGCAGCCCATCGGCACTCCAAACCGCTGAGCGCTACCGAAAACTAAATCTGCGCCCCAATCGCCCGGTGGCTGTAGCAGCATCAAACTCAAAAGATCCGTTGCAACAGCAACGAAGGTATTATTGTTGTGGGCCTCTGCTACCAGTGACGAGTAATCATTTACGGCACCATCTGTGGTCGGATATTGCAGCAATACACCAAACAGATCCTCAAATTTTAACTCTGAAAAAGGATCACCAATTTTCAACTCAATCCCTAGTGGTGCGGCCCTCGTCTTCAAAACGTTAATGGTTTGTGGATGACAGTTTGCTGAGACAAAAAAGCAGTTACACTTCTTTTTCGATAACTTATTGAGCAATGTCATCGCCTCTGCCGCTGCTGACGCCTCATCAAGTAGAGAAGCATTAGCTATGCTCATTCCAGTAAGCTCAGAGACCATGGTCTGGAAATTTAACACTGCTTCCAATCGGCCTTGGCTTATCTCTGGTTGATATGGAGTGTAAGCAGTATACCAACCCGGATTTTCGAGAACGTTTCTGACTATTACATTCGGGGTGACCGTATCGTAGTAACCGCAACCTATCATAGAGCGCATGACTTTGTTTGATTTTGCTATATCACGAAGCCTCTCAATTACCTCTTTTTCTCCCCTTGAAGAGGGTAATTTAAGTGCACTTGTATCCCGAATGGAGTCGGGCACGATCTTTTCCATCAACTCTTCCAGCGATCTTACCTTCAGCTCGCCCAACATTTGCTGTATCTCAATGTCCCTCGGACCAATATGCCGACTGATAAAGTCGTCACGTTGCTCTAATTCTTCTAGAGTTATCTTACCCTGTGTCATTTCATCACCTCTAGGCATTATCAACCCTCCTCCGCAGCAAATGCGTCGTAAGCAGCACTATCCATTAAACCATCTAGTTCAGTTGTGTCCGAAAGCCTAATTTTAAAGAACCATGCTCCTCCATGTGGATCACTATTTACAGTTTCCGGAGCACTGTCTAATGCGGCATTGACTTCAAAAACTTCCCCTGAAACTGGAGTATACACTTCCGCTGCTGCCTTCACCGACTCAACCACAGCAACTTCATCCCCCTTAGCTACTGTCTTCCCGACTACCGGCAATTCTACAAACACCACATCTCCTAGTTGCTGCTGAGCAAAGCTGGTAATACCAATCGTCGCAATTTCTCCATCTATGGTAAGCCATTCATGGTCTTTGCTATATTTTACGTCTGTCATGATTCTCAACCTCCACTAGTCATCAATTTGTAACCCTAAAATAATGTGTCTGAACCATTGGAATCGGCACAACAGTAGCAGATATAGTTTTACCGCGAAGTTCTGCGAACAAATTTGTGCCGATTGCGGAATATGAAGATGACACGTAACCCATCGCTACGGGAGCTCCCAGTGTGGGGCTAAAACTCCCACTTGTAACAATGCCTACTTCAACGCCAGCTGAGTCTCTTAATTGAGTATTTCCTCTTAGAGGTGCTCGGCCTTCTGGTGCTAGCCCGACCCGCTTACGTTTGGTCCCAGAGGCAAGCTGTTCTAAAACAACATCCGCTCCAATGAAATCACCGGAATTACGTCGGCGAACCCCTATTGACCATTCTAAATTAGCCTCGACGGGGGTGGTCGACGCATCGAGGTCTTGGCCATAAAGGCACAGCCCAGCTTCTAAGCGAAGTGAGTCGCGAGCGCCAAGGCCAGCCAATTGTACCTCCTTATCACCAAGCAAACGTTCGGCTACCCTCTCTGCACTTTCGCCCTCAACAGAAATCTCGAAGCCATCTTCCCCCGTATAACCTGATCTACTAATTACTACTTCAACCCCAAAAAGGACCGCATGGCGGCGCGTCATAAAACCAAATTGACCGAAGTCTATATCACAATGTCTTTTGAGCACTTGTGCTGTTTTAGGCCCTTGCAAAGCGAGGAGCGCTTGTTTTTTTAGGTAATGAAGATCACAACCTTCCGGGAGATGCTCTTTCAAGTGTTTTATATCAGAATTCTTACAAGCGGCATTCACGACGAGGCCTAGCCGATCGCCATTATTAGAGATCAAAAGATCATCGAGAATCCCACCCTTATCATTAGTAAATTGACT
The DNA window shown above is from Pseudomonadota bacterium and carries:
- the gcvH gene encoding glycine cleavage system protein GcvH, whose translation is MTDVKYSKDHEWLTIDGEIATIGITSFAQQQLGDVVFVELPVVGKTVAKGDEVAVVESVKAAAEVYTPVSGEVFEVNAALDSAPETVNSDPHGGAWFFKIRLSDTTELDGLMDSAAYDAFAAEEG
- a CDS encoding F0F1 ATP synthase subunit B, which produces MNLDPTAWVAVSFFLFVLAVFKPAKKAVLNGLDKKIDQIKTEIEEAQGLREEAEALLASYHRKQREALQEAETIVSRAQDDAAKLRREAEISIEAALRRQEELATEKISQLEAAAISRIQNMAVDLAIDATTKVLGDRLTGKQGKELAEKSIADLGKRF
- a CDS encoding F0F1 ATP synthase subunit A; its protein translation is MADGKEQSPLAQFEIKPLIELELGGFDISYTNSALFMTITFFLITGFLLLGTRRRASVPSRLQVMVELSYEFIAGLIRDTIGAEGRKYFPFIFSVFMFVLVGNLLGMTPYSFTFTSHIIVTFALAFAIFSGVTILGFCKHGMHFFSFFLPPGTPWMMAPLLVPIEVISYLSRPISLSVRLFANMLAGHTLLKVIASFIGVLGVYGVLPLALVTALTGLEILIAFLQAYVFAILTCLYINDALKLH
- a CDS encoding chromosome partitioning protein ParA — translated: ALKELDNEESRISEASAEISRRLDQIERDLARENDLAKEAAETIARLETERSSLESNKIEEARAIEAAQAALLGAREALMTEETKLATVTTQITAAEAKKTTITARANELAERGLRLKARVREIDSEREKLTGKISTDQRLAEAERNVANFESQLATARENLKKAEEGRLQAEKQENSARAKAAEKQASKNEIAAEIKALTGILGEPDSDLFPPLIDALEVTTGFETALATALGEDLTAPIDEAAERHWASLGPLPDKAALPANIRPLSDFVKGPPALERRLSSIGVVSSDMNGMILRKQLKPGQWLVSKSGEFWRWDGFTVAAGVPSAAATRLSQRNRLDALNGSFKTADTNLQTAKTAHEMSIKVLAEASNNEKESRQMVEVSIGQLDGARDSRTSLLSESSGAAIRLASLEEASAEAKNDLAQTQKLETEVADALDAASTPLQLKSSIDKLHETVNECKNLVSECQIKYNRLETQYQLRREGVTTNEKELSSWRERTLEATERLDDLLKRQKDIQNQAQTLSERPSEIARKRQDLLELIRTSEEAQSTASDELTKGEMEQTDADRESQAAEAALSDTREEMVRQQGFVEQASQDCKIVVERIREKLGCLPEEALGRAGLESTTELPERETVETDISKLLRSRDAIGPVNLRAETELEDINERIEAMGSEREDLLSAIARLRHGISSLNKEGRARLLEAFDEVKTHFEDLFVRLFGGGRAFIQLTEADDPLEAGLEIMTSPPGKKLQVMSLLSGGEQALTALALLFAVFLTNPAPICVLDEVDAPLDDANVDRFCTMLEEIARSGTTRFLCVTHHRMTMARMDRLFGVTMGERGVSQLVSVDLGGAQKIRDSA
- the gcvP gene encoding aminomethyl-transferring glycine dehydrogenase, with the translated sequence MPRGDEMTQGKITLEELEQRDDFISRHIGPRDIEIQQMLGELKVRSLEELMEKIVPDSIRDTSALKLPSSRGEKEVIERLRDIAKSNKVMRSMIGCGYYDTVTPNVIVRNVLENPGWYTAYTPYQPEISQGRLEAVLNFQTMVSELTGMSIANASLLDEASAAAEAMTLLNKLSKKKCNCFFVSANCHPQTINVLKTRAAPLGIELKIGDPFSELKFEDLFGVLLQYPTTDGAVNDYSSLVAEAHNNNTFVAVATDLLSLMLLQPPGDWGADLVFGSAQRFGVPMGCGGPHAAFFATSDALKRSLPGRLVGVSVDTKGNTALRLSLQTREQHIRRDKATSNICTAQVLLAVMAGLYAVYHGPIRLKKIAERVHRLTTTLAFGLSKIGFNLSNNAYFDTLSVITDDADKIVADAASEGINLRKIEAGKIGIAVDETTTRGDIEVLWRVFDPVNGDRLDFNLIEDDVVDAIPDNLRRHGPVLNHPIFHKYHSETEMLRYLHRLQAKDMALDKAMIPLGSCTMKLNATAEMMPITWKEFSSIHPFAPEEQTKGYQVLTDSLIDMLCRITGFHSFSLQPNAGSQGEYAGLLAIRAYHEANGNPQRDICLIPSSAHGTNPASAVLAGMKVVVIDCDSAGNIDLVDLTRKAEEYSECLAALMVTYPSTHGVFEFAISEVCHIVHDHGGQVYMDGANLNALVGVARPGHFGPDIAHVNLHKTFCIPHGGGGPGVGPIGVGKHLASYLPGHPHKLQSQAVTAAPWGSAGILPISWAYIAMMGHNGLKKATEVAILNANYVAQRLSPHFPVLYTGPNGFVAHECIIDVRQFKETAGITVDDIAKRLMDYGFHAPTMSFPVPGTLMIEPTESESKTELDRFCEAMIGIRREIDQIISGKLPRDDNPLVNAPHTAADISGWDNCYSIELALFPTSAPLSEKFWPAVNRVDQVYGDRNLVCSCLPLEAYKDAAE
- a CDS encoding AtpZ/AtpI family protein; amino-acid sequence: MLSNQSKTPLEELDTKLKKVNARKHDQRKGVRSDEGFGVAIRIGVDIVAALAVGVGIGLFLDNWLNTKPWMLILFFILGSAAGLLNVFRSISGHGYAAGYISAQPNNELNSKSNRHLGSG
- the gcvT gene encoding glycine cleavage system aminomethyltransferase GcvT; the protein is MAEDKLLSKTPLHNLHVANGGRMVSFAGYSLPLQYQGGIVKEHLHTRNAAGLFDVSHMGQLEVSGENRAAVLEKLVPADVGGLEKGQVCYSQFTNDKGGILDDLLISNNGDRLGLVVNAACKNSDIKHLKEHLPEGCDLHYLKKQALLALQGPKTAQVLKRHCDIDFGQFGFMTRRHAVLFGVEVVISRSGYTGEDGFEISVEGESAERVAERLLGDKEVQLAGLGARDSLRLEAGLCLYGQDLDASTTPVEANLEWSIGVRRRNSGDFIGADVVLEQLASGTKRKRVGLAPEGRAPLRGNTQLRDSAGVEVGIVTSGSFSPTLGAPVAMGYVSSSYSAIGTNLFAELRGKTISATVVPIPMVQTHYFRVTN
- a CDS encoding F0F1 ATP synthase subunit C, producing the protein MDIEAAKLIGAGLAVIGMVGSGIGIGNVFSSFILAVGRNPAARNEVFTMTMLGFALVEAIALFALVIALLILFK